One segment of Candidatus Thermoplasmatota archaeon DNA contains the following:
- a CDS encoding MBL fold metallo-hydrolase, translating to MKVHYIAGVGYDSNVYLLEDEDPIVVDTGTGMYSDASLDTVSRIVPLRKVGRIVLTHCHYDHLGGAAAFQKATGGRIYLHEAEAVPIMSGDSSLAISDMFGQKPSQLDLEPLKTGQKLKCGSAELEVLHTPGHSPGSIVLHEQKSNSAIVGDTVFCDGGVGRWDLPGGDLGQLISSIKRLEKLGLKNMYPGHGSYAEGDAPQHLRLAAKYIEEGY from the coding sequence ATGAAGGTTCACTACATCGCTGGAGTGGGATACGACAGTAACGTGTATCTCCTCGAAGATGAGGACCCGATAGTGGTGGACACGGGCACTGGGATGTACTCCGATGCGAGCCTCGATACGGTATCCAGGATCGTACCCCTCAGAAAGGTCGGCAGGATAGTACTAACACACTGTCACTACGACCATCTGGGAGGCGCGGCAGCATTCCAGAAGGCAACAGGAGGCAGGATATATCTGCATGAGGCCGAGGCGGTCCCGATCATGTCCGGAGATTCGTCACTGGCGATCTCCGATATGTTCGGGCAGAAGCCAAGCCAGCTGGACCTCGAGCCGCTCAAGACAGGACAGAAGCTGAAGTGTGGGTCTGCGGAGCTCGAGGTGCTGCACACGCCTGGGCATTCACCAGGCAGCATAGTCCTCCACGAGCAGAAGAGCAACTCGGCCATCGTCGGCGACACGGTCTTCTGCGACGGAGGCGTCGGCAGGTGGGACCTGCCCGGCGGAGACCTCGGCCAGCTCATATCATCTATCAAACGGTTGGAGAAGCTAGGACTGAAGAACATGTATCCGGGACACGGATCGTATGCTGAGGGAGACGCTCCGCAGCATCTGAGGCTCGCAGCGAAGTACATAGAAGAGGGCTACTGA
- the map gene encoding type II methionyl aminopeptidase: MEKYIQAGKIARAAREFGISHIRAGGSSLELANAIEAIILERGGQCAFPVNIGVNEVAAHYTPSRADSIVFKQGDIVKIDVGAHVDGFPADTAATVEVGTRNNSTLIACAKDALTMCIEMVAPGTSLASMGATVSRTIRSAGFKPVENLTGHSMERFNLHAGLSIPSIETKDRAVVEEGMVLAIEPFSTVGAGRVGGRGRGNIFRIVRDRKSAPEVMELFSKIKSRFGPFPFAGRWCDELAPDAQGLVLKMFRLGMIMSYPVLTDMANGLVAQAEHSVIVTADGCTTLT, translated from the coding sequence CTGGAGAAGTACATCCAAGCGGGGAAGATCGCGAGAGCCGCCCGCGAGTTCGGCATCTCTCACATCAGGGCAGGCGGGAGCTCCCTCGAGCTTGCCAATGCGATAGAGGCAATTATACTAGAAAGGGGCGGACAATGCGCATTCCCTGTCAATATTGGTGTAAACGAGGTCGCCGCTCACTACACTCCTTCTAGGGCCGATAGCATCGTTTTCAAGCAGGGCGACATTGTTAAGATCGATGTGGGCGCCCACGTCGACGGGTTCCCGGCGGACACGGCAGCTACGGTCGAGGTCGGTACGAGGAATAATTCAACTCTTATCGCGTGCGCCAAAGACGCCCTGACGATGTGCATCGAGATGGTCGCCCCTGGGACTTCACTGGCGTCCATGGGCGCCACGGTGTCCCGGACGATCAGGTCCGCCGGATTCAAACCGGTTGAGAACCTCACTGGTCACAGCATGGAGAGGTTCAACCTTCACGCTGGCCTTAGCATACCAAGCATCGAGACGAAGGACAGGGCCGTCGTCGAAGAGGGAATGGTCCTGGCAATCGAGCCCTTCTCGACGGTCGGTGCGGGCAGGGTCGGGGGAAGGGGACGCGGCAACATCTTCAGAATCGTTAGGGACAGGAAGTCCGCCCCTGAAGTCATGGAGCTGTTCTCGAAGATCAAGAGCAGATTCGGCCCATTCCCGTTCGCTGGCAGATGGTGTGACGAGCTGGCCCCTGACGCCCAGGGCCTCGTGCTCAAGATGTTCAGGCTCGGTATGATAATGAGCTATCCGGTGCTTACAGACATGGCCAACGGACTGGTGGCCCAGGCAGAGCACTCGGTCATAGTCACAGCTGACGGCTGCACGACCCTTACTTAG
- a CDS encoding threonylcarbamoyl-AMP synthase: MKVIKCADKKNGCKKCDLREKDWEAIIGTLKAGELVVFPTDTLYGLAADPFNENSVKKVFIVKDRPFDMPLSIAVSNEKMMESVAVLNDNARKLVRKFMPGPLTILLTKKPSIPDILTSGSNQIGIRVPDHPFALRLIDRFGPITATSANTHSHPDPVDVAMVQNDLKGAVPLCVDCGKTRYSKPSTIVDVSDGIVEVIRKGVIPQEEIENALR, encoded by the coding sequence ATGAAAGTGATCAAGTGCGCGGACAAGAAGAACGGGTGCAAGAAGTGCGACCTGCGCGAGAAGGACTGGGAAGCGATCATAGGCACGCTGAAGGCGGGCGAGCTCGTGGTCTTCCCGACGGACACGCTCTATGGCCTGGCCGCCGACCCTTTCAACGAGAACTCCGTCAAGAAGGTCTTCATCGTCAAGGACAGGCCGTTCGACATGCCTCTTTCCATCGCCGTCAGCAACGAGAAGATGATGGAGAGCGTGGCCGTGCTCAACGACAACGCGCGCAAACTGGTCCGGAAGTTCATGCCAGGACCCCTGACGATCTTGCTCACCAAGAAACCAAGCATACCGGACATACTCACCTCGGGATCGAACCAGATAGGCATACGCGTACCAGATCACCCATTCGCCCTAAGGCTCATAGACAGGTTCGGACCGATCACTGCCACCAGCGCCAACACTCACTCGCACCCGGATCCCGTCGATGTCGCCATGGTGCAGAATGACCTGAAGGGTGCAGTTCCCTTGTGCGTTGACTGTGGCAAGACCAGGTACTCGAAGCCCTCTACCATAGTCGACGTTTCGGACGGCATAGTGGAGGTCATCAGGAAGGGCGTGATTCCGCAGGAGGAGATCGAGAACGCCCTCCGTTAG